One part of the Streptomyces sp. AM 2-1-1 genome encodes these proteins:
- a CDS encoding nucleic acid/nucleotide deaminase domain-containing protein: MSEPTPEPSVAHFGASGMRRIVVPRQYATLPGLTREVLATAGVPLHVHPYFTAAGETDGLTLRMFAGHRGLVLEDPRADWVRLGSDRLAQLCVRPDGGVQAVFLARPEPDLFVASDVRAFTATLAAFDRRLPVIVASSGPAAAAAAYRELAAELRRLDPEAFDDRESWWPRVLEDVRHTLNFPFSSAFEYVDGHGGKTIATERTAPGRAHPEELLWARLSADGVTPDRVRRVYCELEPCMMPGHYCSAWLQATFPHAEFTHSFDYGDAAAAREEGLRQLILHAARQAGPA; this comes from the coding sequence ATGTCCGAGCCGACCCCGGAACCGTCCGTAGCCCACTTCGGTGCATCGGGGATGCGGCGGATCGTCGTGCCCCGGCAGTACGCCACGTTGCCCGGCCTCACCCGCGAGGTACTGGCGACGGCCGGAGTGCCGCTGCACGTGCATCCGTACTTCACGGCGGCCGGTGAGACCGACGGTCTCACCCTGCGGATGTTCGCCGGCCACCGCGGCCTGGTCCTGGAGGACCCCAGGGCGGACTGGGTCCGGCTCGGCAGCGACCGGCTGGCGCAGTTGTGCGTACGGCCCGACGGCGGCGTCCAGGCGGTCTTCCTCGCCCGCCCGGAGCCGGACCTCTTCGTCGCTTCGGACGTGCGGGCGTTCACCGCCACGCTGGCGGCCTTCGACCGGCGGCTGCCGGTGATCGTCGCCTCCTCCGGGCCGGCGGCCGCCGCGGCGGCCTACCGGGAGCTGGCCGCGGAACTCCGGCGGCTCGACCCCGAGGCGTTCGACGACCGCGAGAGCTGGTGGCCCCGGGTCCTGGAGGACGTGCGCCACACCCTCAACTTCCCGTTCTCCTCGGCGTTCGAGTACGTCGACGGGCACGGCGGCAAGACGATAGCCACCGAGCGGACCGCTCCGGGCCGGGCGCATCCCGAGGAGCTTCTCTGGGCGCGCCTGTCGGCGGACGGGGTCACCCCCGACCGGGTACGCCGGGTCTACTGCGAGCTGGAGCCGTGCATGATGCCGGGCCACTACTGCTCCGCGTGGCTCCAAGCGACCTTCCCGCACGCCGAGTTCACGCACAGCTTCGACTACGGGGATGCGGCGGCCGCGCGGGAGGAAGGGCTCAGGCAACTGATCCTCCACGCCGCACGACAGGCGGGACCGGCGTGA
- a CDS encoding nucleic acid/nucleotide deaminase domain-containing protein: MGYTIPGWLDEVLDFIGIKFPNVDEDDYREMATAMRDFAGKFEGHSGDAHQAVSRILLSSQGWAVDAMEQHWNKVRVSHLDKLPELARLLADACDILADIIFALKTKAEVELGVMAASVGVSAGLAVVTGGLSALIGAAEVAAMRQLVKRLVDEAVDRIVDEVLAKITEPINAKLEAMVADMVLDIAEGAFSVPPADGGPSGPGKPGPDGLHLASAGGGTGYAPVTYIDHVALVDGADKVSAHGGELRQSSAAHLSRARSAFGRSKGRDPFTQVFDGVLHGALKGSEKALGKIAKHVTETVPAGVKATSKTLKGTDHDVEDILDKIKNKKGGSGDTPMYLLDADGSVRRLLPDGSAHPLRQDDTSGVHSVLNGGQAWHPWHSTDKKGYGVKDGGENAPRVTSEKIPPGSSDLARATQIARYHNAHERPEIYKRGGANYASLLFDDDADRRFILVGTSDPVHSERILGYPILHSSEQAHVNALYTEREPCQETNMYCDQWLAQHFDENMDVTHSAKYDQDEKRPDSDTELSKWKQDREHRAYVKWLHEQWAAHGVDGGATGTMIDLSPSENRFVP; the protein is encoded by the coding sequence ATGGGTTACACGATCCCGGGCTGGCTCGACGAGGTCCTGGACTTCATCGGCATCAAGTTCCCGAACGTCGACGAGGACGACTACCGCGAAATGGCCACGGCCATGCGGGACTTCGCCGGCAAGTTCGAAGGACACAGCGGCGACGCCCACCAGGCGGTCTCCCGCATCCTGCTCTCCTCCCAGGGCTGGGCCGTCGACGCGATGGAGCAGCACTGGAACAAGGTCCGGGTCAGTCATCTCGACAAACTCCCGGAGCTGGCGCGGCTGCTCGCGGACGCCTGCGACATCCTCGCGGACATCATCTTCGCGCTGAAGACCAAGGCGGAGGTCGAACTGGGCGTGATGGCGGCCTCGGTGGGCGTCTCCGCCGGGCTCGCCGTGGTCACCGGCGGCCTGTCGGCCCTGATCGGCGCGGCCGAGGTCGCCGCCATGCGACAGCTGGTGAAGCGGCTCGTCGACGAGGCGGTGGACCGCATCGTCGACGAGGTGCTCGCGAAGATCACCGAGCCGATCAACGCCAAACTGGAGGCGATGGTCGCGGACATGGTCCTCGATATCGCCGAGGGAGCCTTCTCGGTGCCCCCGGCCGACGGCGGGCCGTCGGGGCCCGGCAAGCCGGGTCCCGACGGCCTGCACCTGGCGTCGGCCGGCGGCGGCACGGGGTACGCCCCGGTGACCTACATCGACCACGTCGCGCTCGTGGACGGTGCGGACAAGGTCTCCGCGCACGGCGGCGAGTTGAGGCAGAGTTCGGCCGCGCACCTGTCCAGGGCGCGGAGCGCGTTCGGCCGGAGCAAGGGCCGTGATCCGTTCACCCAGGTCTTCGACGGCGTCCTGCACGGGGCGCTCAAGGGGTCGGAGAAGGCCCTCGGGAAGATAGCCAAGCACGTCACCGAGACGGTCCCCGCCGGTGTCAAGGCCACCTCCAAGACGCTCAAGGGCACGGACCACGACGTCGAGGACATCCTGGACAAGATCAAGAACAAGAAGGGCGGCTCCGGTGACACACCGATGTACCTGCTGGACGCGGACGGCTCGGTACGGCGGCTCCTGCCGGACGGGAGCGCGCACCCGCTGAGACAGGACGACACCTCCGGCGTCCACTCCGTGCTCAACGGCGGCCAGGCCTGGCACCCCTGGCACTCCACCGACAAGAAGGGGTACGGGGTGAAGGACGGCGGGGAGAACGCTCCCCGGGTCACCTCGGAGAAGATCCCGCCGGGCTCCAGCGACCTGGCCCGTGCCACCCAGATCGCCCGCTACCACAACGCGCACGAGCGCCCCGAGATCTACAAGCGCGGCGGTGCGAACTACGCCTCGCTCCTCTTCGACGACGACGCGGACCGGCGGTTCATACTGGTCGGCACCAGCGATCCGGTGCACTCGGAGAGGATTCTCGGATACCCGATTCTCCATTCCTCGGAGCAGGCGCACGTCAACGCGCTCTACACGGAGCGCGAGCCCTGCCAGGAGACCAACATGTACTGCGACCAGTGGCTGGCGCAGCACTTCGACGAGAACATGGACGTCACCCACAGCGCGAAGTACGACCAGGACGAGAAACGCCCCGACAGCGACACCGAACTGAGCAAGTGGAAACAGGACCGGGAGCACCGGGCGTACGTCAAGTGGCTGCACGAGCAGTGGGCGGCGCACGGTGTGGACGGCGGAGCGACCGGCACTATGATCGACCTCTCCCCCTCCGAGAACAGGTTCGTTCCCTGA
- a CDS encoding SUKH-4 family immunity protein, producing the protein MLFALSREELVASLGEEAVFVAPSGSLEPAAENSPAGRLLTSVGIPTGVFQPQKRMESGRFPLVDERIELTGYEAPPGCGAWVVFGWIPQTHLALDPGTGKVHGFSENGGPVQEVHADMSSLSYLAFALHRLLKEFTWSDDEEDEEDDFERLAHSLEQIRATVSARDPLPFTGGSVWPAVLDDMEAGMWS; encoded by the coding sequence ATGCTGTTCGCGCTGTCCCGAGAAGAGTTGGTCGCCTCCCTGGGCGAGGAAGCTGTTTTCGTGGCGCCCTCCGGTTCCCTGGAGCCTGCGGCCGAGAACTCCCCCGCAGGCCGGCTGCTGACCTCGGTCGGCATCCCGACGGGAGTCTTCCAGCCGCAGAAGCGCATGGAGTCGGGCCGTTTTCCGCTCGTGGACGAACGGATCGAGCTCACCGGGTACGAAGCTCCGCCCGGGTGCGGAGCATGGGTGGTGTTCGGCTGGATCCCGCAGACCCACCTGGCTCTGGATCCCGGGACCGGGAAGGTCCACGGGTTCTCCGAGAACGGCGGTCCGGTACAGGAGGTGCACGCGGACATGTCCTCCCTCTCCTACCTCGCTTTCGCCCTGCACCGGCTCCTGAAGGAGTTCACCTGGAGCGACGACGAGGAGGACGAGGAGGACGACTTCGAGCGGCTCGCGCACTCCCTGGAGCAGATCCGCGCGACGGTGTCCGCCCGTGATCCGCTGCCCTTCACCGGTGGCAGTGTCTGGCCCGCCGTGCTGGACGACATGGAAGCGGGCATGTGGTCCTGA
- a CDS encoding ROK family glucokinase yields the protein MSTYRDFTHRGSARATVLKTVGTRERRSHLTAPRVPTVGIDIGGTKVMAGVVDADGNILETLRTETPDKSKSPRVVEDTIVELVLDLSDRHDVHAVGIGAAGWVDADRSKVLFAPHLAWRDEPLRDALASRLVVPVMVDNDANTAAWAEWRFGAGRGEDHLVMITLGTGIGGAILEDGQVKRGRYGVAGEFGHMQVVPGGHRCPCGNRGCWEQYSSGNALVREAKELAAADSPVAYNIIERVKGNVPEITGPLITELAREGDAMCIELFQDIGQWLGVGIANLAAALDPSCFVIGGGVSAADDLLIGPARDAFKRHLTGRGYRPEARIVRAQLGPEAGMVGAADLARLVARRFRRANRRRVERYERYAQIYDQAASTLRSTRSTRTED from the coding sequence ATGAGCACGTACCGCGACTTCACCCACCGCGGCTCCGCCCGCGCCACCGTCCTCAAGACCGTCGGTACGCGCGAGCGGCGCTCCCACCTCACCGCTCCCCGCGTCCCGACCGTCGGCATCGACATCGGCGGGACCAAGGTGATGGCCGGCGTCGTCGACGCCGACGGCAACATCCTGGAGACGCTGCGCACCGAGACGCCCGACAAGTCCAAGAGCCCCCGGGTCGTCGAGGACACCATCGTCGAGCTGGTCCTGGACCTCTCCGACCGCCACGACGTGCACGCGGTCGGCATCGGCGCGGCGGGCTGGGTCGACGCGGACCGCTCCAAGGTGCTGTTCGCCCCCCACCTCGCCTGGCGCGACGAGCCGCTGCGCGACGCCCTCGCCTCCCGCCTCGTCGTCCCCGTCATGGTCGACAACGACGCCAACACCGCCGCCTGGGCGGAGTGGCGGTTCGGCGCCGGCCGGGGCGAGGACCACCTGGTGATGATCACCCTCGGCACCGGCATCGGCGGCGCGATCCTGGAGGACGGGCAGGTCAAACGGGGCCGGTACGGTGTGGCCGGCGAATTCGGGCACATGCAGGTCGTCCCCGGCGGCCACCGCTGCCCCTGCGGCAACCGGGGCTGCTGGGAGCAGTACAGCTCCGGCAACGCGCTCGTCCGCGAGGCCAAGGAGCTGGCCGCCGCCGACTCCCCGGTGGCGTACAACATCATCGAGCGGGTCAAGGGCAACGTCCCCGAGATCACCGGGCCGCTCATCACCGAGCTGGCCCGCGAAGGCGATGCGATGTGCATCGAGCTCTTCCAGGACATCGGGCAGTGGCTCGGCGTCGGCATCGCCAACCTCGCCGCCGCCCTCGACCCGTCGTGCTTCGTCATCGGCGGCGGCGTCAGCGCCGCCGACGACCTGCTGATCGGCCCCGCCCGGGACGCCTTCAAGCGCCACCTCACCGGTCGCGGCTACCGCCCCGAGGCCCGGATCGTACGGGCCCAGCTCGGCCCGGAGGCCGGCATGGTCGGCGCCGCCGACCTGGCCCGGCTCGTCGCCCGCCGCTTCCGCCGCGCCAACCGCCGCCGGGTCGAACGGTACGAGCGGTACGCGCAGATCTACGACCAGGCCGCGAGCACCCTGCGCAGCACCCGGAGCACCCGGACGGAAGACTGA
- a CDS encoding ATP-binding cassette domain-containing protein has protein sequence MTAPDTRAAAPRPLVQLDHVSKFYGSIKALTDVSLEVHAGEITCVLGDNGAGKSTLIKIIAGLHRHDEGAFRIEGEETTLANPRDALDRGIATVYQDLAVVPLMPVWRNFFLGSEPTTGSGPFKRLDVRLMRETTRAELLRMGIDLRDVDQPIGTLSGGERQCVAIARAVHFGARVLVLDEPTAALGVKQSGVVLKYVAAARDAGLGVVLITHNPHHAYLVGDRFVLLKRGAMAGSHTKGDVTLDELTRQMAGGSELDELSHELERAPAPTSIGGHPVAGDTD, from the coding sequence GCAAGTTCTACGGCAGCATCAAGGCGCTGACCGACGTCTCGCTGGAGGTCCACGCGGGCGAGATCACCTGCGTGCTCGGCGACAACGGTGCCGGCAAGTCCACCCTCATCAAGATCATCGCCGGTCTGCACCGGCACGACGAGGGCGCCTTCCGGATCGAGGGGGAGGAGACCACGCTCGCCAACCCCCGCGACGCCCTCGACCGGGGCATCGCCACGGTCTACCAGGACCTCGCCGTCGTCCCGCTCATGCCGGTCTGGCGCAACTTCTTCCTCGGTTCGGAGCCGACCACCGGATCCGGCCCGTTCAAGCGCCTGGATGTCAGGCTGATGCGCGAGACGACCCGCGCCGAGCTGCTGCGCATGGGCATCGACCTGCGCGACGTCGACCAGCCGATCGGCACGCTCTCCGGCGGCGAGCGGCAGTGCGTGGCCATCGCGCGGGCCGTCCACTTCGGCGCCAGGGTCCTCGTCCTGGACGAGCCCACCGCCGCCCTCGGCGTCAAGCAGTCGGGAGTCGTACTGAAGTACGTCGCGGCGGCCCGCGACGCCGGACTGGGAGTGGTCCTCATCACCCACAACCCGCACCACGCCTACCTCGTCGGCGACCGGTTCGTCCTCCTCAAGCGCGGCGCGATGGCCGGCAGCCACACCAAGGGCGACGTCACGCTCGACGAGCTCACCCGGCAGATGGCGGGCGGCAGCGAGCTCGACGAACTCAGCCACGAGCTCGAACGCGCCCCCGCGCCGACCTCCATCGGCGGACACCCGGTGGCCGGCGACACCGACTGA